The Candidatus Nitrosocosmicus franklandus genome contains a region encoding:
- a CDS encoding peroxiredoxin family protein: MSLEIGSKAPNLEVSEWVQGSPTNIDQLLGNVIVIEVFQVNCPGCFLYGLPQVVNLYENFKDKDLKIIGIATAFEDYDKNTVENLKYLISEGKVIGETYKALKQHGKLIDSDKLYYKIPFPVAQDKIIKMPTEVTDQMIDNFIKIYVPDFSAYSVKDKNDITQRVRDYLANKQYSPLTFEKYRLRGTPSSIIIDKKGILRYSFFGSEGYLEGAVNELLSEG; this comes from the coding sequence ATGTCTCTCGAAATTGGATCCAAAGCCCCAAACCTCGAAGTATCTGAATGGGTGCAGGGGTCGCCTACCAACATTGATCAGTTATTGGGCAATGTAATTGTAATTGAAGTATTTCAGGTAAACTGTCCAGGTTGCTTTCTATACGGATTGCCTCAAGTGGTGAACCTATATGAAAATTTTAAAGATAAGGACCTAAAGATTATAGGGATTGCTACCGCATTTGAAGATTACGATAAAAATACGGTCGAAAATTTGAAGTACCTAATTTCGGAAGGCAAAGTAATAGGAGAAACGTATAAAGCATTGAAACAACATGGAAAGTTAATCGATAGTGACAAGTTATATTATAAAATTCCATTTCCTGTCGCACAGGATAAGATTATTAAAATGCCTACAGAAGTTACTGATCAAATGATTGATAATTTTATCAAAATTTATGTTCCTGATTTCTCTGCATATTCGGTCAAAGACAAGAATGATATAACTCAAAGAGTGCGTGATTATTTGGCTAACAAACAATATTCTCCTTTGACCTTTGAAAAATACCGATTACGTGGTACGCCTTCTTCAATTATCATTGATAAGAAGGGTATTCTACGTTATAGTTTTTTTGGTTCAGAAGGTTACTTGGAAGGTGCAGTTAACGAATTGCTAAGTGAAGGGTAG
- the psmA gene encoding archaeal proteasome endopeptidase complex subunit alpha, with amino-acid sequence MLPAAAGYDRGITVFSPDGRLYQVEYAIETVRRGTLALGIKSTDGVILAVEEKTRKLQISNVTQKIFQIDDHIGLAAAGYIPDARTQVDHARFFAQSNRLIYDEVVDVEGVAKNLADMAQQYTQYAGARPFGVALILAGVDKNGIGLYLTDPSGTYIGYDAVAIGAGSEQVTEHLEKNYRNDISLEQACILAIESIFMVSEEKTGTKHIRLAVIDSKTKKLRMMSTEEIENYAKQVQNKNTQT; translated from the coding sequence TTGTTACCAGCAGCAGCAGGTTATGATAGGGGAATTACTGTTTTCTCTCCTGATGGTCGATTATATCAGGTAGAATATGCTATAGAAACAGTTAGGAGAGGAACTCTCGCTTTGGGGATAAAAAGCACAGATGGTGTTATTTTAGCAGTTGAAGAGAAAACTAGAAAATTACAAATTTCAAATGTAACTCAAAAGATATTTCAAATAGACGATCATATAGGACTTGCAGCAGCAGGTTATATTCCTGATGCTAGAACTCAAGTAGATCATGCAAGATTTTTCGCACAAAGTAACAGATTGATTTACGATGAGGTAGTCGATGTTGAAGGAGTGGCCAAGAATTTAGCAGACATGGCTCAGCAATATACACAGTATGCGGGAGCAAGACCCTTTGGGGTAGCTTTGATACTTGCAGGAGTTGATAAGAATGGAATTGGTCTATATCTTACTGATCCAAGTGGGACATACATTGGATACGATGCAGTAGCAATAGGAGCGGGTAGTGAACAGGTTACTGAACATTTGGAGAAAAATTATAGAAATGACATTAGCCTGGAACAAGCTTGTATTCTTGCAATCGAATCAATTTTCATGGTAAGCGAAGAAAAAACAGGAACAAAACACATAAGATTGGCAGTGATAGATTCCAAAACTAAAAAATTGCGAATGATGTCAACTGAGGAAATAGAAAATTATGCCAAACAGGTTCAAAATAAAAATACGCAGACTTAA